The proteins below are encoded in one region of Terriglobales bacterium:
- the thiL gene encoding thiamine-phosphate kinase, with protein sequence MIEQIRRMAGQLAPAPARPAVVRGIGDDCAVLRLAPGADTLVTTDLCIEGVHFRRDWYPAGFIGRQCLTRGLSDVAAMGGTPVAAFLSLALPPKLPQRWVDGFLRGLLTHAMEFQTVLAGGDIAASNAGVAADIMVVGRVPAGRAILRSGARPGDALYVTGSLGRAAARVAALRAGRKVEVASAMPAPRVAVGKGLIGVASAMIDTSDGLSTDLKHLCDESGVGAIVYAPALPAVAGVDFALHGGEDYELLFTAPRRARVPNRIAGVEVSRIGEITRERKMWVSDARGRLLRFQPQGWQHFASRKPR encoded by the coding sequence TTGATCGAGCAGATCCGGCGCATGGCGGGGCAACTGGCGCCCGCGCCGGCGAGGCCGGCAGTCGTCCGCGGGATCGGGGACGACTGCGCGGTGCTGCGGCTTGCGCCGGGGGCGGACACGCTGGTGACGACCGACCTGTGCATCGAAGGGGTGCACTTCCGGCGGGACTGGTACCCGGCCGGGTTCATCGGGCGGCAGTGCCTGACCCGGGGCCTGAGCGACGTGGCGGCCATGGGCGGGACGCCGGTGGCGGCGTTCCTCTCGCTCGCGCTCCCGCCGAAGCTGCCGCAGCGCTGGGTCGACGGCTTCCTGCGCGGGCTGCTGACGCACGCCATGGAGTTCCAGACGGTGCTGGCGGGCGGGGACATCGCTGCGTCGAACGCCGGCGTGGCGGCGGACATCATGGTCGTGGGCCGCGTGCCTGCGGGCCGGGCGATCCTGCGCTCCGGGGCGCGGCCGGGCGACGCGCTCTACGTGACCGGAAGCCTCGGACGGGCGGCGGCGCGGGTCGCGGCGCTGCGCGCGGGACGCAAGGTCGAGGTCGCCTCGGCCATGCCGGCGCCGAGAGTCGCGGTCGGGAAAGGCCTGATCGGTGTCGCGTCGGCGATGATCGACACCAGCGACGGGCTCTCCACCGACCTGAAGCACCTGTGCGATGAGAGCGGGGTGGGCGCGATCGTTTACGCGCCGGCGCTGCCGGCGGTGGCGGGGGTGGACTTCGCGCTGCACGGCGGCGAGGACTACGAGCTGCTGTTCACCGCGCCGCGGCGCGCGCGGGTGCCGAACCGCATCGCGGGCGTCGAGGTATCGCGCATCGGCGAGATCACGCGCGAGAGAAAGATGTGGGTGAGCGACGCGCGCGGCCGCCTGCTCCGGTTCCAGCCGCAGGGCTGGCAGCACTTCGCTTCGAGGAAGCCGCGATGA
- a CDS encoding M23 family metallopeptidase, with product MRKRYYILLVARDAEGQLRKIPIPLHYLYVFIAGAVIGMFTITGMAGSYTRMLWKAQAFNQVRAEREVLRNRAAQLEQVAEQHEIQAASLGSLASEISTLYGLKAEPALDHQFTDEQFAASLDQLYALKTSAFSGAATLGIEFGERGLTTADWLRLASAPNLWPVEGPITGSFGERIDPFNGEGAFHTGVDISSSYGRAVLAPADGIVEYADLQNGYGRLVQLRHANGISTRFGHLSGFAVAPGQRVQRGDVIGYVGLSGRSTGPHLHYEVRIYNTPVNPYKYLRLNAAQSQMHGFGTGAGK from the coding sequence TTGCGGAAGCGCTACTACATTTTATTGGTCGCACGCGACGCAGAAGGCCAGCTGCGGAAGATCCCCATCCCGCTTCATTATCTCTACGTCTTCATCGCCGGCGCCGTGATCGGCATGTTCACCATCACCGGCATGGCCGGCTCGTACACTCGCATGCTGTGGAAGGCGCAGGCTTTCAACCAGGTGCGCGCCGAGCGCGAGGTGCTGCGCAACCGCGCCGCCCAGCTCGAGCAGGTCGCCGAGCAGCATGAGATCCAGGCTGCCTCGCTCGGCTCGCTCGCCAGCGAGATCTCCACGCTTTACGGCCTGAAGGCCGAGCCGGCGCTCGACCACCAGTTCACCGACGAGCAGTTCGCCGCCTCGCTCGACCAGCTCTACGCGCTCAAGACCTCGGCCTTCTCCGGCGCGGCCACGCTCGGCATCGAGTTCGGCGAGCGCGGCCTGACGACCGCCGATTGGCTGCGGCTGGCTTCCGCCCCGAACCTGTGGCCGGTCGAAGGACCCATCACCGGCTCCTTCGGCGAGCGCATCGACCCGTTCAACGGCGAGGGCGCGTTCCATACCGGCGTCGACATCTCCAGCTCGTACGGCCGCGCGGTGCTCGCGCCCGCGGACGGCATCGTCGAATACGCCGACCTGCAGAACGGCTACGGCCGCCTGGTGCAGCTCCGCCACGCCAACGGCATCTCGACGCGCTTCGGCCACCTCTCCGGCTTCGCCGTCGCGCCCGGACAGCGCGTCCAGCGCGGCGACGTCATCGGCTACGTCGGCCTCAGCGGACGCTCCACCGGACCGCACCTCCACTACGAAGTCCGCATCTACAACACCCCGGTCAATCCCTACAAGTACCTCCGCCTCAACGCCGCGCAGTCGCAGATGCACGGCTTCGGCACGGGCGCCGGCAAGTAG